Genomic window (Candidatus Caldatribacterium sp.):
CTCATAAAGGTCGCTCTGGGCATCAAGAAGATCAAGAAGGGTGATGACGCCAGCCTCAAAACGAGCCTGCTGGATGCTCAGGTTTTCCCGGGCGACAGCGACGTTCTTCTCGGCGATTGGGACATTCCTCTCGGCCGCAAGAAGTTCAGAAAACCTCTGCCGCACCTCAAGCACCACCGACTCCTTGATATCCGCAAGCTCGGCTTCGGCAATGGCGAGGTTGATTTTGGCTTTCTCCCGCTCAAGAGGAGGCGTGTAGGAGGTCACAACCTCGAGCTCTTTCTTCCGGAGAGCAAGGGCCTCCTCTTTCTCCTTCACCTCGGGGCGGTGCTCCAAGGCGTACTGGATGCAAAAGTCAAGATCAAAGGCTTCAGGAGCAAACTCAAGGCTTGAGGAAAGGGCAAACTGCGCTTCAAGGCCCCTGCCAAGGATGCTTCCTAAGTTCATCCGGGAAAGGGTGAGGTTGTCCTCTGCCTTTTCGACTTCAAGGCGAGCTCGCTCAACCTCGAGCTCATTCCGAAGAACGTCGATTTTCGCTACCACGCCAAGGGAGAATTTTGCCCGCACATCCTCAAGCTGCTTCTCTAAGCGCGAGAGGTTCTCTTTGGCAAGACTTAAAGCCCGCTCTGCCTTGAGGACGTTGTAGTAGGCCTCCTCAATCCGAAGCGCAAGGTCCATCCGTGTCAGGGCGAAACTCCTCTGAGCACTCCGCCAGGTATTCTCAAGTTGGAGCTCCGAAACCACCGAAGGGTTCAAAAGGAGGTTCGCCTTCCCCTCACGGTAGGCCACCTCTTGAGCCCGAAGGGTGAGCTCGGCAAGGCGAACGGTTCGGCTCTCCTCAAGGCCAAGAGTAATGGCCTCCTTGAGGGACAGGGAAGGGAGTTTTTCCTCCTCCCCAAAAGCGCAAAACCCTGTAAGGACCACAAGAAGAACCGCAAGTACCCAAAATCCCCTGAGCATACTATCCCTCCTTTACTCGTACCGGAGCGCAGTAATGGGATCAAGGCGGCTTGCTCGTCGGGCCGGGTATATCCCAAAAAAGAGCCCCACCGCCAGAGATACCGAAAGGGCCAAGGCCAAAACCTGAGGCGAGAGGACGAAGGAGAACTGGGAGAAAGACGCCATGCTCTTCCCTGCAAGGACTCCAAGAACCACCCCCACGCCACCACCAACAAGGCTCAAAAGCGAGGACTCAAGGAGGAACTGGAGGAGAATGTCCCGGGGCTTGGCTCCGATGGCCTTGCGAAGGCCAATCTCCCGAGTTCTTTCGGCCACCGACACGAGCATGATGTTCATGATGCCAATACCTCCAACAAGGAGAGAAATCCCGGCGATAATAGCAAGAAAGAGGGTAATGGACCCCGTGACGCTCTCGACGGTTTCTAAAATATCCTGCTGGTTGAGGATTGAGAACTTCTCAGGGTCTCCGATTTTCCTCGTAAAGAAGTCCGAAAGCCACGTGGAGACGAGAGGGATGTTCTCTTTGGTATCCACCTGGACGATGATGTTCCGGAGGTAGCGGTTCCCGGTGAGGTAACGCACGTGGGTCGTCAGGGGAACAAAGACCTGGTTCCCCAGGTCCT
Coding sequences:
- a CDS encoding TolC family protein, with translation MLRGFWVLAVLLVVLTGFCAFGEEEKLPSLSLKEAITLGLEESRTVRLAELTLRAQEVAYREGKANLLLNPSVVSELQLENTWRSAQRSFALTRMDLALRIEEAYYNVLKAERALSLAKENLSRLEKQLEDVRAKFSLGVVAKIDVLRNELEVERARLEVEKAEDNLTLSRMNLGSILGRGLEAQFALSSSLEFAPEAFDLDFCIQYALEHRPEVKEKEEALALRKKELEVVTSYTPPLEREKAKINLAIAEAELADIKESVVLEVRQRFSELLAAERNVPIAEKNVAVARENLSIQQARFEAGVITLLDLLDAQSDLYE
- a CDS encoding FtsX-like permease family protein translates to VAVLGHTVAQDLFGNPEASVGQKIRIGRAIFTIIGVLEPKTAGGQDLGNQVFVPLTTHVRYLTGNRYLRNIIVQVDTKENIPLVSTWLSDFFTRKIGDPEKFSILNQQDILETVESVTGSITLFLAIIAGISLLVGGIGIMNIMLVSVAERTREIGLRKAIGAKPRDILLQFLLESSLLSLVGGGVGVVLGVLAGKSMASFSQFSFVLSPQVLALALSVSLAVGLFFGIYPARRASRLDPITALRYE